The segment GCATCCGGGTGGCGGCGTCGTCGTCCATGTACGCGGCCACCAGATCCAGGCCGCCCACCGTCTGGTCGTAGCCGTACTCGGTGTCCATGTGGTTGACCAGCGGCCCTACGAAGACCTGGCGGTCGATCAGCGGGTCCGGCCGGTCCGGTGCCCGTGCCAGTTCGGCCGCCAGCTCGGCCGGCAGGGCGGCCGCCAGGGCGCCCGCGGCTTGCCGCCCCAGCACTTGGGCCATGCTCTGCAGGGTCATGCGGGTGGCGGCCGCCGCCTCCTCAGACGATCCCATCCG is part of the Thermaerobacter subterraneus DSM 13965 genome and harbors:
- a CDS encoding DUF2267 domain-containing protein — protein: MDAREIYQAVQRRGRMGSSEEAAAATRMTLQSMAQVLGRQAAGALAAALPAELAAELARAPDRPDPLIDRQVFVGPLVNHMDTEYGYDQTVGGLDLVAAYMDDDAATRMQAVFATLKERLDAGTQQAVRAALPPEIRDWWDSA